A single Drosophila miranda strain MSH22 chromosome XR, D.miranda_PacBio2.1, whole genome shotgun sequence DNA region contains:
- the LOC108152821 gene encoding box C/D snoRNA protein 1, whose amino-acid sequence MSEEKAGTSVKSLRLGLCEVCAAKEAQYACPKCEVKTCSVACVQIHKRELDCDGLRDRTKFVPLSEMTAREMMSDYYFLEECTRYADDRKGDHAKRYTQQQRYLPGPQHRMRAAAQKRNIKLSLLLPLFSRHKENTTFLDWKRNRFYWRIDWLFANAAEEEKEEHDQTKSAHFVDARCDEELTLAALLLKYVDPKQETARKNRKGLVRYQTVGIGGLSFWLQAEGVRRSATRCYHLEANKTLRENLSGKTIVEFPTIFVTYAPHPPAGYETIDSDKESDDELTGNASDSQSEEEEPASANTPKKAKILHDFDEIHDVYHALAAAYSDDDGDTDHCGIEGMFREDIEL is encoded by the exons ATGTCGGAGGAAAAGGCGGGCACTTCTGTTAAAAG CCTGCGCCTGGGCCTTTGCGAGGTATGTGCCGCAAAGGAAGCCCAATATGCCTGCCCCAAGTGCGAAGTGAAGACCTGCAGCGTGGCCTGCGTCCAGATACACAAGAGGGAGCTCGACTGCGATGGTCTGCGGGATCGCACCAAGTTCGTGCCACTGAGCGAGATGACGGCCCGAGAAATGATGAGCGATTACTACTTCCTGGAGGAGTGCACACGGTACGCGGATGACCGCAAGGGCGACCACGCCAAGCGCTAcacccagcagcagcgataCCTGCCAGGGCCGCAGCATCGCATGCGCGCGGCAGCCCAAAAGCGGAACATTAAGCTTtccctgctgctgccgctcttCAGTCGGCACAAGGAGAACACCACATTTCTGGACTGGAAGCGGAATCGCTTCTATTGGCGCATCGATTGGCTGTTTGCGAATGCTGCAGAGGAAGAGAAGGAGGAGCATGACCAGACGAAGTCCGCCCACTTTGTGGATGCTCGCTGTGATGAAGAACTGACTCTGGCCGCCCTCCTCCTTAAGTATGTGGATCCCAAGCAGGAGACGGCCCGCAAGAATCGCAAAGGCCTCGTCCGCTATCAAACGGTGGGCATTGGTGGCCTGAGCTTTTGGCTGCAGGCCGAGGGCGTCCGGCGCAGCGCCACTCGCTGCTATCACCTGGAGGCAAACAAAACGCTGCGCGAGAATCTCTCCGGCAAGACTATTGTGGAGTTCCCTACCATCTTTGTCACCTATGCGCCGCATCCTCCGGCTGGCTACGAGACGATAGACAGTG ATAAAGAATCGGATGATGAGCTCACAGGAAACGCATCTGATTCCCAATCGGAAGAGGAGGAGCCAGCATCTGCGAATACACCGAAAAAGGCAAAGATACTGCACGATTTTGATGAGATTCACGATGTCTACCATGCATTAGCTGCTGCTTATTCTGACGACGACGGGGACACAGATCACTGTGGTATTGAAGGAATGTTTCGTGAAGACATCGAGCTGTAA